In the genome of Arabidopsis thaliana chromosome 4, partial sequence, the window CTGAAAATGTCTGAGCTGGTTTCAGATACGCAAGGAGAATCTGAGCAGTTTGAATTGTGATTGTATGGTCTTGGGGGAAGTTCCAGGCGATCAGGAGAAGTTGCCCACATGACTCCATTCTCTTTGCTCGATGGAGCAGGAACTGTCACAAGAGGCAGTGAAGTGTCAGATGCGGATATCATTTGCTCGCTTGTCACCTCTTTTCCTTCCACACTCTCAGTTcctataaaaataaagaagcaaaGGCTGATAAGATCCATACACGACTGTTTGCTCTGGACTACATGAATATTAGGATTCAGAGATTTtccaaagagaaaacataacTCAGGTCTGGATCTAATAGTACAAAACTTGTAACTATGCTTAACGAGGTCTTGGTAGATAACAAAACTAGTAACTGTTTTTAGCATTCAGCCACTAGACACAGCCATCAATGGAGAAAACCTGCTTCCCTAGTTGCCAGCCCAATTGATGCAAATTAATGGTAATATGCCACAACGAAACAAGAGATATTCGATTCAACCAGTTATTGCAAGGTGGCAAATCTTGTAACTATTTTACTCATTCCATAACTTCGAATTGGATTCCCCTAGTTGACAAATACATCATGAGGTAAGATAACAGAGGCTAGAACTCTATAACAACATCTACACATTCTCCCAACTAGATTTTACTATATATCACACATCGTTTTAACTTCATGAAAGGAAACCCAGTAAGACATGATGCGAGACCAAGAAACAAGCATATAGCGTTTGTTTAGTAGATTGAACAAATATGTATGAGGCAAAACAGAAAGTTACAAAGTCACACCTGGAATGGAGCGGAAGcaacaaaaatcattattttgtGTACAGGAAGATGTGGTAGAGTGTAAGCAACAGCTTGTAGATTTTTGCCTCTCAGATGTTCCATTAGCTGCACAAGAGGCTTTCATTTAGtgatagaaaaaaactagaaccaaattataaaacatGTTAAGCAACACAGCGATAAAGTAAGTACGTTTTAATCCAGCAGAGCCATTTGATTGAGGTTTCGAATCAAGCGACTGCTTTAGCTTGTATCCAAAGCGAATGGACAATGTGCTCAACAATGCACCCCCTGCAATTAGTATCCAGTTTGGCCCTTCACCACAAAATTTATCACCTCGCTGATGCTTGGAAATGCCATTTCTTCGTGTACTCATTGTATGAGAAAGTCAAAATGTATCTATCATCCAAACATAACCTACATTGAACGGATACAAGaatcaatcatcatcaacgATCAGAATGAATTGGGCATATGTCAACAAGAAACCTGGTGTCAACtcaataaaatcaacaaatatacaattttaaaatcatcaaatgCTTAATACCCAGAAAGATTCCAGAAACTAGAATATGAAAAGATAATGAGCACAAAGAATCACGTTTTGAGCATTACCTCAAACACAGTCAACCagagaaggaaaaacaaaaaaaagatctaaaaTGATAGTAACActgaaaagagaaagacaaaaaaaaaaatggaagattCTCTAAGTCAAACATTCTCAGTTGAGAAAGTATACGACGAATCCATGGAATCATATAGGAGCACAGACTCTACCTCAAAAAAAGCAAATGCAAGAAAAATGGAGTTCCCTGAAAGAGTAATCGAAACGTTGATGCCATGGGATTTAGATTCTAAAACtacaaaagcaagaagaagagatagatACTTGCCTTGAACATGAAGcgaaatgaaaataataacaacCCTTATTTTTTTCGATAGGGGCCGTTAATCGATATCCCAACAACCCTTAATGAACACAACAATCGCAATCAGAAGGAGAATAAGGAATTACATAAATCCGAGCTCGAAAATAGATTTTCCGACGAATCAAAAATCAGTGAGCGAGCGAAGCACCCAAAAACAGGGAGAGTATAAAGGACTCTTTAAAAAACCTCATAGACAGCAGAAAATGGGCATTAGGGCTCCATAGTTTCCCTCCCGAGCCAGAAAATTTCTCCCGCTTGAGTTTCAATGTTTGATGGGTGGTCCTTGCAGCTTCGAGAATCGAAAAAAATCGCTGAGAGAGAAATACGATTCCGTGAAGAATCGCAGAGTCTCCGACGATGATATGACTGTAAAACCCCCGgggaggagagagagaagcaaagtGGAGGGGAAGAGGTTGAAGAGAGACGGCGCCTCACAGTTACAGCTCCgttgttgttttttccttCCACTGTTAAttcatttattaaaataaaatcacgCACGCGTCAACCACGTCCCATGGATGACGCTCACGGTGGTTAACAAACTCAgctcatatgtttttttcttctttcttttcttctttacgatttcaattttttagtAATGAAATTTAATAGATAATTTGAGTATGAATGAACATTTGACATCTTTATCCATGTGTAAATGTTTGCACTTTCtgttgattatttttttttttctattttaagtCACTACCAGCTAATGTGAtgatacatttttcttttgtcttcttcactaTGTGACaactacaaaattaaatatttggtcCTTCCTTCTCTAACGATTTTCTTCCTTATGAATATCAAAACCTGACTGAAATAAGTgccaaattaaattttagcaacccttctttctctttccttaAGAACAAGTAACCAACTTTCTTGTAAAAAACTTCAACTGCAATTCTACAATTTAAGCCTTGAGACACGATATTGTATGAGTTTGCAACTTTCGAATATCCACTTCaccaagagaaaaaaacaatttggatAAAATCATAATTGACACCCAAAACAATGTAGTCAGTTGATAAGTTTCCCCGGAGAAATTGAGATATTTTTGAACAaagattcatattttttactcggggaaacaaaagagagtgGTAAGAATGCACAATGCCTAACCTTCTTCACCTACAAAATGTTTGGGAGCTGCGAGTCCAGTCTCTGCTGCAACTCTTTTACCTTCTGCAAAAGCTCTGTTTTCTGCTCCTTATAGCTCCTAAGTAGA includes:
- a CDS encoding intracellular protein transporter (unknown protein; FUNCTIONS IN: molecular_function unknown; INVOLVED IN: biological_process unknown; LOCATED IN: cellular_component unknown; BEST Arabidopsis thaliana protein match is: unknown protein (TAIR:AT4G27620.2); Has 1304 Blast hits to 1173 proteins in 200 species: Archae - 14; Bacteria - 115; Metazoa - 628; Fungi - 104; Plants - 95; Viruses - 8; Other Eukaryotes - 340 (source: NCBI BLink).), whose product is MSTRRNGISKHQRGDKFCGEGPNWILIAGGALLSTLSIRFGYKLKQSLDSKPQSNGSAGLKPNGTSERQKSTSCCLHSTTSSCTQNNDFCCFRSIPGTESVEGKEVTSEQMISASDTSLPLVTVPAPSSKENGVMWATSPDRLELPPRPYNHNSNCSDSPCVSETSSDIFSKREVIQKLRQQLKRRDDMIQEMQEQILELQNSYNAQTAHSSHLQAQLDTLNRDLFESEREVQRLRKAIADHSVGCGADSNGKTSPVGPWNGGFMDSESNYESQEKSLRDGERVEMLRKEVSELKEVIDGKEYLLRSYKEQKIELSQKVKELQQRLDSQLQNLL